From the Tachyglossus aculeatus isolate mTacAcu1 chromosome 21, mTacAcu1.pri, whole genome shotgun sequence genome, one window contains:
- the TEDC2 gene encoding tubulin epsilon and delta complex protein 2, with product MLPLASSRRMVALLNRMLQDCAEQEEKLERNLARCRTLLQTWEASSCDRQHLISSAERCPDQPAAVPESGPSPEELRELDLLTRALEKAARVRQIATEAKKQEQGAAPQKTAPPSLPPGPQRAAGRKAASPAPPLALQEPTPLPQGGHPKSVSYRPKAPYRTDPNKKRVRRRVPAPRLGGLAPRDASGPRRGPGSGQPTQSPPSLLPGEGKGTRAPQGDAAGRGPTAPSSQQRVGGLPGSVPGFGRTSGCRMPESAEERTVPGAFTFQENGTLLKLPQSYKKLYAQNASLWAQSQACRTEPAAEEARGCFVAKIQATFAAPGSVLSPGQIWEEVQLLSEACRLLGRRMDQVEACAAPGEELEPVSLQALERLGAAVGGCLRRLEELRRGVDRGQGPLVASDLCSCARVGAVGCPAGRAPAVPLLTYSSAQELQELAALRLRVATLTRQIHLEKVLMAELLPLLESRWPQEPGLYRAVHTQLCDGGRRFPVLLWDDPPD from the exons ATGCTGCCCCTCGCCTCGTCCCGCAG GATGGTGGCCCTGCTTAACCGGATGCTTCAGGACTGcgcagagcaggaggagaagctaGAGCGGAACCTGGCCCGATGCCGGACTCTCCTTCAGACCTG GGAGGCGTCCAGTTGCGACCGCCAGCATCTCATCAGCAGCGCAGAGCGGTGTCCTG ACCAACCCGCTGCCGTGCCAGAGTCGGGTCCTTCGCCCGAGGAGCTCCGGGAGCTGGATCTGCTGACCCGAGCCCTGGAAAAGGCCGCCCGAGTCCGACAGATCGCCACAGAGGCCAAGAAACAAGAGCAGGGGGCGGCGCCCCAAAAGACCGCCCCGCCAAGCCTTCCTCCGGGGCCGCAGCGGGCGGCGGGCCGGAAGGCTGCCTCGCCGGCCCCTCCCTTAGCACTGCAGGAGCCCACGCCTCTGCCCCAGGGGGGCCACCCCAAGTCCGTCTCCTACCGGCCCAAAGCCCCCTACAGAACGGACCCAAACAAGAAACGGGTTCGAAGGAGGGTCCCGGCTCCCCGTCTCGGGGGCCTGGCTCCCAGGGACGCCTCCGGGCCACGAAGGGGGCCCGGGTCAGGACAGCCCACCCAATcgccgccctccctcctgcctggcgaGGGCAAGGGAACCAGGGCCCCCCAGGGGGATGCTGCAGGGAGGGGGCCCACGGCCCCCAGTTCTCAGCAGAGGGTGGGAGGTCTTCCCGGCTCCGTCCCAGGCTTTGGCAGGACAAGCGGATGCCGGATGCCAGAATCTGCCGAGGAGAGGACGGTTCCGGGGGCCTTCACATTCCAGGAGAATGG AACTCTGCTGAAGCTGCCCCAGTCCTACAAGAAACTCTACGCCCAAAACGCCAG CCTGTGGGCACAGAGCCAAGCCTGCCGGACCGAACCCGCTGCAGAGGAGGCGAGGGGGTGCTTCGTCGCCAAGATCCAAGCGACC TTTGCGGCGCCGGGCTCGGTCCTCAGCCCCGGCCAGATCTGGGAAGAAGTGCAGCTCCTGAGCGAGGCGTGCCGCCTGCTGGGCCGGCGTATGGACCAGGTTGAGGCGTGTGCCG CACCCGGTGAGGAGCTGGAGCCcgtcagcctccaggccctggagcgGCTGGGAGCAGCGGTGGGCGGCTGTCTGCGTCGGCTGGAGGAGCTGCGTCGAG GCGTGGACCGTGGCCAGGGCCCACTGGTGGCCAGCGACCTCTGCAGCTGTGCCCGCGTGGGAGCCGTGGGCTGCCCCGCCGGCCGGGCCCCGGCTGTCCCGCTGCTGACGTACTCCagcgcccaggagctgcaggaactgGCGGCGCTGAGACTGCGGGTGGCAACCCTGACCCGACAGATCCACCTCGAGAAG